A single region of the Pseudalkalibacillus berkeleyi genome encodes:
- a CDS encoding carboxypeptidase M32, with translation MANTTVHKTEEKFRDLTQRITSYNEAIGLMVWDLRTGAPKKGVEQRSEVIGMLSSEVFKLSTSKEMKECLDSLSDPSLHSDLTPITKKAVEEAKQEFERNKKIPEDEYKEYIITQSKAENIWEEAKANSDFSMLQPYLEKLVGFKKNFVNYWGYKDHPYNTLLDLYEPGVNVDTIDRVFNQLREAIVPLVKDVVDSKHQPHTKFLFESFPASKQQDFSMHVLKQMGYDFKAGRLDETNHPFAIGLNPGDVRVTTKYDESDFRTAVFGTIHEGGHALYEQNISDELIGTLLCSGTSMGIHESQSLFWENFVGRNYSFWEHNYDSFKSFSNGQFDQIKMDDFYRAINVAGPSLIRIEADEMTYPLHIIIRYEIEKGLFSNQMEVKDLPEIWNEKMKEYLGVQPKNDAEGVLQDIHWSGGDFGYFPSYALGYIYAAQLKNAMLKDLPDFDQKLREGNLLPIKEWLTKNVHQHGKMKKPIEIINDVTGEGLNAEHLIKYLSDKYRDVYKIK, from the coding sequence ATGGCGAATACAACGGTACATAAAACAGAAGAGAAATTCAGAGATTTAACTCAACGAATCACAAGTTATAATGAAGCAATTGGATTAATGGTGTGGGACCTGCGAACAGGGGCACCCAAAAAAGGTGTAGAGCAGCGCTCAGAAGTCATTGGTATGTTATCTTCGGAGGTATTTAAGCTTTCTACTTCAAAAGAGATGAAAGAGTGTTTAGATTCATTATCAGATCCTTCACTCCATTCCGACCTTACACCCATTACAAAAAAAGCTGTTGAAGAGGCGAAACAGGAATTCGAACGAAATAAGAAGATTCCTGAAGATGAATATAAGGAATATATCATTACGCAATCTAAGGCTGAAAATATTTGGGAAGAAGCAAAGGCAAATTCCGATTTCTCCATGTTACAACCTTACCTAGAGAAACTTGTAGGATTTAAGAAGAATTTCGTAAATTATTGGGGATATAAAGACCATCCTTATAATACATTATTGGATTTGTATGAACCTGGTGTGAATGTGGATACCATTGATCGCGTGTTTAATCAATTAAGAGAAGCGATTGTTCCGCTCGTTAAGGATGTAGTTGATTCTAAGCATCAGCCTCATACAAAGTTCTTATTTGAGTCATTCCCAGCCTCCAAGCAACAAGATTTCAGCATGCATGTCCTCAAACAAATGGGATATGATTTTAAAGCGGGACGTCTTGATGAAACGAATCATCCATTTGCTATTGGGTTGAATCCAGGAGATGTTCGAGTTACAACAAAGTACGATGAGTCTGATTTCAGAACGGCTGTATTTGGTACGATTCACGAGGGCGGGCATGCCTTATATGAACAGAACATTAGTGATGAGTTAATCGGAACTCTTTTGTGTAGTGGAACCTCGATGGGGATCCATGAATCACAATCCTTATTTTGGGAAAACTTTGTCGGTCGAAACTATTCTTTCTGGGAGCATAATTACGACAGCTTCAAATCCTTTTCAAACGGACAATTTGATCAAATCAAAATGGATGACTTCTATAGAGCGATTAATGTAGCAGGGCCATCGTTAATTCGTATAGAGGCAGATGAAATGACGTATCCGCTTCATATCATCATCCGTTATGAGATTGAGAAAGGGTTGTTTAGCAACCAAATGGAAGTCAAGGATTTACCTGAAATATGGAATGAGAAAATGAAGGAATATTTAGGTGTTCAACCGAAGAATGATGCTGAAGGTGTGCTACAAGATATTCACTGGTCTGGCGGAGATTTTGGCTACTTCCCTTCCTATGCATTAGGCTACATTTACGCAGCTCAATTAAAGAATGCGATGTTAAAGGACTTACCTGATTTCGATCAAAAGCTAAGAGAAGGTAATTTACTACCAATCAAAGAATGGCTGACGAAAAATGTACACCAACACGGAAAGATGAAGAAACCGATTGAGATTATTAATGATGTTACTGGGGAAGGACTAAATGCGGAACATTTAATTAAGTATTTGTCCGACAAATACCGAGACGTATATAAAATTAAGTAA
- a CDS encoding sodium:solute symporter family protein has translation MGTLPSYVLVIVGVLFLIYIGVLSWIGNKGKKHSRTMKGFATAEGKLAPWIVGASFSATFASANLYLGVPGLAYQYGLSVFWYILGAFGVAWIALLFLAKNFWRQHKKAGGVATLPEWLGKRYNSKSLQMIVSILLLFNIYYIVGQNVGMATIFEIITGIPYLWGIVIGVVITVFYIRLGGMFAQVITDGIQGILMSLTGVIVFASLFWTIGGGLSMFNRLENKLAAIDPNLTNAFSQGGPYGSVMALLTIQFLMIGFVLTPQLANKFLTLEKEEDLRPFTLSAGVHLFFITSLMVFGGLAARVISPNLSRMDQAIPVYLMESFPPIVVGLLMIGLLSAILSSTDGLYVTVTSSIGNDLIKPLLAKYSSLSTDGIDQKAVLGAKWSLFLVGLLSLYLSINPPDSLALLIQFSFSAIISGTFGSIILGYYWEKGNGYGAISSVITGSGSYIWFTGFQLIENIYIALFICSVIGIVTMIVVSYVTSMSRSQISYVTHTFK, from the coding sequence ATGGGTACTTTACCGAGCTATGTTTTAGTCATTGTTGGTGTACTCTTCCTCATTTATATAGGTGTTCTTTCTTGGATTGGAAATAAAGGAAAGAAACACAGTAGAACGATGAAGGGTTTTGCAACGGCGGAAGGTAAGCTTGCCCCATGGATCGTTGGGGCAAGTTTCTCAGCAACATTTGCTAGTGCAAATTTATATTTAGGTGTTCCTGGGCTAGCTTACCAATATGGTCTCTCGGTGTTTTGGTACATTCTCGGAGCATTTGGCGTAGCTTGGATCGCTCTACTTTTCCTCGCGAAAAACTTTTGGCGTCAACATAAGAAGGCAGGAGGTGTTGCAACGCTCCCTGAATGGCTTGGAAAAAGATACAATAGCAAATCGCTACAGATGATCGTTTCGATTCTATTGTTATTCAACATTTACTATATTGTCGGACAAAATGTAGGGATGGCAACCATTTTTGAAATCATTACCGGGATTCCGTATTTATGGGGGATTGTGATCGGTGTTGTGATCACAGTTTTCTATATCCGCCTTGGGGGCATGTTCGCTCAAGTGATTACGGACGGTATTCAAGGGATATTAATGTCTTTGACAGGCGTCATTGTATTTGCCTCCTTGTTTTGGACGATTGGTGGTGGGCTCTCAATGTTCAACAGACTGGAAAACAAACTAGCCGCGATTGATCCAAACTTAACAAATGCTTTTTCACAAGGAGGACCTTATGGGAGTGTAATGGCTCTATTAACCATCCAATTTTTAATGATTGGTTTTGTCTTAACACCTCAATTAGCAAATAAGTTTTTAACGCTTGAGAAGGAAGAGGATTTGAGACCTTTTACGCTATCAGCAGGGGTTCACCTTTTTTTCATAACGTCATTAATGGTCTTTGGTGGACTAGCAGCGAGAGTGATATCCCCAAACCTCAGTAGAATGGATCAAGCAATTCCTGTATATCTCATGGAATCTTTTCCTCCTATTGTGGTCGGATTATTAATGATTGGTTTACTCTCTGCCATATTATCTAGTACAGATGGTTTGTATGTGACGGTCACATCTAGCATTGGAAATGATTTAATTAAACCACTTCTCGCTAAGTATTCTTCGCTGTCTACGGATGGCATTGACCAAAAAGCTGTATTAGGAGCTAAATGGTCACTTTTCTTAGTAGGCTTGCTGTCACTTTATTTATCAATCAACCCACCAGACTCGCTTGCATTGTTAATCCAGTTTAGTTTTTCAGCAATTATTAGCGGGACCTTCGGTTCGATTATTCTCGGATATTACTGGGAGAAAGGAAATGGATATGGGGCAATCTCATCTGTTATCACAGGCTCAGGATCGTATATTTGGTTTACTGGATTTCAACTCATTGAGAACATTTACATTGCGTTATTTATATGTTCTGTGATCGGTATTGTAACTATGATTGTTGTTAGTTATGTGACATCGATGTCGCGTTCTCAAATCAGTTACGTTACCCATACTTTCAAATAA
- a CDS encoding enoyl-CoA hydratase/isomerase family protein, with protein MTSSTLTRTEDFKYILSQIEDGIGTITLNRPDRLNSIKDSLAHEVERALDLLEKDQEVKVVIIKGAGEHFSAGVDLKEAFNYPSPIGEQPSEVWRAHLESLLRVSIKLWSLKKLTIAAVSGHALGGAADWVLSTDLAIASNEAKFGEPEIRFGAAPPTLMMPWVVGIRKAKELLLTGDILDAYEAKEAGIFNKVVEKEQLETEVTGLARRISKLPSSAVKLTKRSVNKTYEIQGLRDALDYNVEVAISMFFLNTETEIEGIGSLIKNEGLKGFLDEVSKQVDN; from the coding sequence ATGACATCGTCAACTTTAACAAGAACAGAGGATTTTAAATACATTTTATCTCAAATTGAAGATGGTATCGGAACCATTACCCTTAACCGCCCTGATCGATTAAACTCAATAAAAGACTCATTAGCACATGAGGTCGAAAGAGCACTAGATTTACTTGAAAAAGATCAAGAAGTAAAGGTTGTCATCATTAAAGGAGCGGGGGAACATTTCTCTGCTGGTGTCGATTTGAAGGAGGCGTTCAATTATCCATCACCGATTGGCGAGCAACCATCTGAAGTATGGAGAGCGCATCTTGAATCGTTGTTACGGGTCAGTATCAAGCTATGGTCATTGAAAAAACTTACAATAGCAGCGGTTAGTGGTCATGCTCTAGGGGGAGCTGCTGACTGGGTCTTGAGTACAGATTTAGCAATTGCATCAAATGAGGCAAAGTTCGGTGAACCTGAAATCCGATTCGGAGCAGCACCACCAACATTGATGATGCCTTGGGTTGTAGGCATTCGCAAAGCGAAGGAACTTTTGCTTACAGGTGATATACTAGATGCTTATGAAGCAAAAGAAGCTGGTATTTTTAATAAGGTGGTCGAAAAGGAACAACTTGAAACAGAGGTAACAGGACTTGCTAGGCGTATATCCAAACTCCCCTCATCAGCAGTAAAACTGACCAAGAGATCGGTCAACAAAACGTATGAAATACAAGGCCTGCGGGATGCACTAGATTATAACGTAGAAGTAGCAATTTCCATGTTTTTCCTCAATACAGAAACTGAAATCGAAGGCATCGGTTCATTAATTAAAAACGAAGGTTTGAAAGGGTTTCTAGATGAGGTAAGTAAACAAGTGGATAATTAA
- a CDS encoding CotD family spore coat protein, with protein MQCKKPQMMCPVVHPPKKCVKHFCHYKVVPHIHPVIEEHVHHNIYEHKHMEKHCTKSCCKTHHKHCMVPPKCGCQQGGGYGGGPGGPGGGYGPRPGFGW; from the coding sequence ATGCAATGTAAAAAACCTCAAATGATGTGTCCGGTGGTTCATCCACCAAAGAAGTGTGTCAAGCATTTTTGTCATTACAAAGTCGTGCCTCATATCCATCCGGTAATAGAAGAACATGTCCATCACAATATTTATGAGCATAAGCATATGGAGAAACACTGTACGAAGTCATGCTGTAAAACTCACCACAAACACTGTATGGTACCACCTAAATGCGGTTGTCAACAAGGTGGAGGCTATGGTGGAGGCCCCGGTGGTCCAGGTGGAGGCTATGGTCCACGTCCAGGTTTCGGATGGTAA
- a CDS encoding THUMP domain-containing class I SAM-dependent RNA methyltransferase, whose product MKPITLIATAAMGLESIVANEVKSLGYEKVQVENGKIIVEADERAIPRLNLWLRTADRIKLKIGSFKALSFEELFEQTKALPWGDFLPENAEFPVIGRSVKSKLFSVSDCQAIVKKAIVEKMKETYGIDGWLSENGAFYRVEVALHKDIATLTIDTSGTGLHKRGYRYLHNEAPLKETLAAALIQLTNWRADRPFLDPFCGSGTIPIEAAMIAKKIAPGLNREFAAENWSWLDKKLWYQAVEEAHDIADFDLPVDIMGCDIDHKMIELSENNAAEAGFEGELKFKQMQMKDFRAKSDYGYVIGNPPYGERLNERDYVEKLYRELGQVFGALDTWSLYILTSHEGFEQLYGKKASKKRKLYNGDLKTHYYQYFGRKPPRKHVEV is encoded by the coding sequence ATGAAACCGATAACGTTGATCGCAACAGCAGCAATGGGTTTAGAATCAATTGTAGCGAATGAAGTGAAATCGCTTGGATATGAGAAGGTACAAGTAGAAAATGGGAAAATTATTGTTGAAGCGGACGAGAGGGCAATTCCTAGGTTGAACTTATGGTTAAGAACTGCAGATAGGATTAAGTTGAAAATTGGCTCATTTAAAGCTTTATCATTTGAAGAGTTATTTGAACAGACGAAAGCACTTCCATGGGGAGATTTTTTGCCGGAAAACGCAGAATTCCCAGTCATAGGACGCTCTGTTAAGTCGAAACTTTTCAGTGTATCTGACTGTCAGGCAATTGTTAAGAAAGCAATCGTAGAAAAGATGAAGGAAACGTATGGTATAGATGGGTGGCTTTCTGAGAATGGAGCCTTTTATCGGGTGGAAGTAGCCCTTCATAAAGATATCGCCACATTAACGATCGACACGAGTGGCACGGGTCTACATAAACGTGGATACCGATACCTTCATAATGAAGCGCCACTTAAGGAAACACTTGCTGCCGCATTAATACAACTTACAAACTGGCGAGCGGATCGACCTTTCTTAGACCCATTTTGTGGCTCAGGTACGATTCCGATTGAAGCTGCAATGATTGCTAAGAAGATTGCACCTGGCCTTAATCGTGAGTTTGCTGCAGAAAATTGGTCATGGCTTGATAAGAAGCTTTGGTATCAAGCCGTAGAGGAAGCACATGATATCGCTGATTTTGATCTCCCAGTTGATATTATGGGGTGTGACATTGATCATAAAATGATCGAGCTATCTGAAAATAACGCTGCTGAAGCTGGATTTGAAGGTGAACTTAAATTCAAACAGATGCAGATGAAAGATTTCAGAGCTAAATCTGACTACGGGTATGTAATCGGCAATCCACCTTATGGGGAACGTTTGAACGAAAGAGATTATGTTGAGAAATTGTATCGCGAGTTAGGACAAGTATTTGGAGCGTTAGATACTTGGTCATTGTACATTCTAACTTCTCATGAAGGCTTTGAACAATTATACGGAAAGAAAGCTTCTAAGAAGCGAAAGCTCTATAATGGCGATTTGAAAACGCACTACTATCAATACTTCGGTAGAAAGCCTCCTCGCAAGCATGTAGAGGTTTAA
- the gpsB gene encoding cell division regulator GpsB: MENKRVQLSSKEILEKDFKTGFRGYDQDEVDQFLDVIIKDYEQYQKEIDRLNEENMKLRKEVQRAGEQPKQQGNGAGITNYDILKRLSNLEKHVFGSKLYD; this comes from the coding sequence ATGGAAAATAAACGAGTGCAATTGTCTTCTAAAGAAATTTTAGAGAAGGATTTCAAAACCGGATTCCGTGGGTATGACCAGGACGAAGTAGATCAGTTCCTAGACGTCATAATAAAGGATTATGAACAGTATCAAAAAGAAATTGATCGTCTGAACGAAGAAAATATGAAGCTGAGAAAAGAAGTTCAGCGTGCAGGTGAACAACCGAAACAACAAGGAAATGGTGCGGGAATTACGAATTATGATATCTTAAAACGACTGTCCAATTTGGAGAAACACGTATTTGGAAGTAAGCTTTACGATTGA
- a CDS encoding CoA-binding protein gives MTFQNPDQATIKDILQSKKRIAVVGLSNKPERTSYQVARYMKDQGYEIIPVNPTIEESMGLKAYASLKDIDGPIDIVNVFRRSEELPAIAEEVKEIEPSVFWAQLGILNEDVPNILKDSNTTIVMDRCIKVEHASM, from the coding sequence ATGACTTTTCAAAATCCAGATCAAGCCACAATTAAAGATATCTTACAATCGAAGAAACGAATTGCGGTTGTAGGACTTTCAAACAAACCTGAACGAACTTCTTATCAGGTTGCACGCTATATGAAGGATCAAGGCTATGAAATCATCCCTGTCAATCCGACGATTGAAGAATCGATGGGATTGAAGGCATATGCATCCCTAAAGGATATTGATGGACCAATAGATATCGTGAATGTATTCCGACGTAGTGAAGAATTACCTGCAATAGCTGAAGAAGTTAAGGAGATTGAACCGAGTGTGTTTTGGGCTCAGTTAGGAATCTTGAATGAGGATGTTCCAAATATCCTAAAAGATAGTAACACGACTATAGTGATGGATCGATGTATAAAAGTTGAGCATGCTTCCATGTAG
- a CDS encoding DEAD/DEAH box helicase has translation MKMRKHLNEILKVMNQEDSIASNIAHWKTIPEKAGSSVDIPEYIHPKIRQALMNRGVNGLYTHQYSAVEAARNQESFVAVTPTASGKTLCYNLPVLQEVAENESSRALYLFPTKALAQDQKSEMNELIDEIDIEIKSYTYDGDTPSNIRQVIRKAGHVVMTNPDMLHSAILPHHTKWVSLFENLKYIVIDELHTYRGVFGSHVANVIRRLKRICAYYGSQPTFICTSATIANPKELAEKLTGEQVRLIDNNGAPVGRKHFVFYNPPIVNKSLNIRRSATLESKKLASLFLENEVQTIVFARSRVRVEILLTYLQELIQRKIGNKSIRGYRGGYLPKQRREIERGLRNGEIIGVVSTNALELGVDIGQLQVCIMNGYPGTIASTWQQGGRAGRRQDESVVVLVASSSPLDQYIIQNPDYFFNRNPETARINPDNLLILVDHLKCAAYELPFQHNETFDGVEIDEIMYFLTEEGVLHEQGDRWYWMNDSFPAHNISLRSASQENVVIIDQSNVANVQVIGEMDRFSSMTLLHEEAIYLHQGVQYQVEKLDYEEKKAFIREVDVDYYTDANLAVSLKVLEEDKNKSYPNAHIGYGDVTVNAMATIFKKIKFGTHENIGSGPITLPEEELHTSSTWVSFSDELVKGLSEQELEEGLVGISNVLRHVAPLFVMCDVSDLHVVPQVKASHSQKPTIFFYDRYPGGIGLSEYVYEHLSDIIIEAERLINKCPCEKGCPSCVGNEMQYNDMKDLALRFLMEGRNDSRDVITK, from the coding sequence ATGAAAATGAGAAAACACTTGAATGAAATTCTAAAAGTGATGAACCAAGAGGACTCAATTGCTTCAAACATAGCACATTGGAAAACGATTCCTGAAAAGGCTGGGAGCTCAGTTGACATTCCTGAATATATCCATCCCAAAATTCGTCAAGCGTTAATGAATAGAGGGGTTAATGGATTATACACTCACCAATATTCTGCTGTTGAAGCTGCTCGTAATCAGGAAAGCTTCGTGGCTGTTACACCTACTGCATCCGGAAAAACACTTTGCTACAATCTTCCTGTTTTGCAAGAGGTGGCGGAAAATGAAAGCAGTCGCGCACTTTACCTTTTTCCAACAAAAGCGCTTGCTCAAGATCAGAAAAGTGAAATGAACGAACTCATAGACGAAATCGACATAGAAATCAAAAGTTATACGTACGACGGAGATACCCCATCTAACATTAGACAAGTCATCCGAAAAGCCGGACACGTCGTCATGACAAATCCGGATATGTTGCATTCAGCAATCTTACCTCACCATACGAAATGGGTATCTCTGTTTGAGAATTTAAAATATATTGTCATCGATGAACTCCATACATATAGAGGTGTATTTGGGAGTCATGTTGCAAATGTAATTCGCAGGTTGAAACGGATATGCGCATATTATGGTAGCCAGCCTACTTTTATTTGTACATCTGCAACGATTGCGAATCCTAAGGAATTGGCCGAAAAGCTGACCGGAGAACAAGTTCGGTTGATTGATAATAACGGTGCGCCAGTTGGAAGGAAGCATTTTGTCTTCTACAATCCTCCAATAGTCAATAAATCACTTAATATTCGACGTAGTGCCACTTTAGAATCCAAGAAACTCGCTTCATTATTCTTGGAGAATGAAGTGCAAACGATTGTTTTTGCCAGAAGCCGTGTTCGAGTTGAAATACTTCTTACTTACCTACAAGAATTGATTCAAAGAAAGATTGGTAACAAATCAATTCGAGGCTATCGCGGCGGCTATCTGCCGAAGCAGCGGCGGGAAATTGAGCGGGGGCTCAGAAATGGAGAAATCATAGGTGTTGTGAGTACGAATGCCCTTGAGTTAGGCGTTGATATTGGTCAACTTCAAGTATGCATTATGAACGGTTACCCTGGTACGATTGCGAGTACTTGGCAACAAGGGGGCCGTGCAGGTAGAAGGCAGGACGAGTCAGTGGTTGTGCTGGTTGCTAGCTCTTCGCCACTAGATCAATACATTATTCAAAATCCAGATTATTTCTTTAATCGAAACCCTGAAACAGCAAGAATTAATCCTGACAACTTATTGATACTCGTTGACCATTTGAAATGTGCAGCATACGAGCTTCCATTTCAGCATAATGAAACATTTGATGGCGTAGAAATTGATGAAATTATGTACTTTCTGACTGAAGAAGGCGTACTCCATGAGCAAGGGGACCGCTGGTATTGGATGAATGACTCTTTCCCTGCACACAACATTAGTTTACGCTCTGCATCACAAGAGAACGTAGTCATCATTGATCAATCAAATGTGGCAAACGTTCAAGTCATTGGAGAGATGGATCGTTTCAGTTCGATGACACTTCTACACGAGGAAGCGATCTATCTTCATCAAGGTGTTCAATATCAAGTAGAAAAGCTTGATTACGAAGAAAAGAAGGCTTTTATTCGTGAAGTTGATGTTGATTACTACACTGATGCAAATTTAGCAGTATCCCTTAAAGTATTAGAAGAAGATAAGAATAAATCTTACCCAAATGCTCATATCGGTTATGGGGATGTCACCGTGAATGCGATGGCAACGATCTTTAAGAAAATTAAGTTTGGGACTCATGAAAATATCGGATCCGGACCCATCACACTACCTGAAGAAGAACTTCATACTTCTTCTACTTGGGTGAGCTTTTCAGATGAATTGGTGAAAGGTTTATCGGAACAAGAGCTTGAAGAAGGGTTAGTAGGCATTTCAAACGTGCTTCGCCATGTCGCTCCACTATTCGTCATGTGTGATGTTAGTGATTTACATGTCGTTCCACAAGTGAAGGCGTCACATTCTCAAAAACCGACGATCTTCTTCTACGATCGGTACCCAGGAGGGATCGGACTTAGTGAGTATGTGTATGAACACTTATCGGATATTATCATTGAAGCAGAACGACTTATTAATAAGTGCCCATGTGAGAAAGGTTGTCCTTCATGTGTAGGAAACGAAATGCAATACAACGATATGAAAGACCTAGCATTACGATTTTTAATGGAAGGAAGGAACGATTCGAGAGATGTCATTACAAAATAA
- a CDS encoding ribonuclease H-like domain-containing protein, with product MSLQNKLNRFKKELTHVGSEQTVQKQASNESVSETMQEWDGFLGEKATFDDQHCIVRERLYDQNDRIGPYQVKDLYDTVQRWNERPQHHPLSANGRKVEDLLFFDTETTGLGTGAGNTIFLLGIARIVDQAIQVRQYFLPGPGNEVALYHHFLSDVEEMSNLVTYNGKAFDWPQVKTRHTLVRDVVPQLPAFGHFDLLHASRRVWKKTYESLRLSVVEQELLNIERKEDTPGYLAPMLYFEFLRSNDPTILKGVFEHNELDVITLIALYTHLSKVVLDGNHPSLNVTEQYEIAKWFEAVGDLAEAEIRYKRLLDTTHSFQSKKALAALYKKKKNEIYAEVYWKESLKEKEDSESFVELSKIYEHKYKDYDMALSFAENAYRTWKNTNRIVRNNDEKVRLAFQKRIKRLKGKLG from the coding sequence ATGTCATTACAAAATAAGTTGAATCGTTTTAAAAAAGAATTGACCCATGTTGGAAGTGAGCAAACGGTCCAGAAGCAAGCTAGCAATGAAAGCGTCTCAGAAACGATGCAAGAATGGGATGGATTTTTAGGCGAGAAGGCGACATTTGATGACCAACATTGTATCGTGCGTGAACGACTGTATGATCAAAACGATCGTATAGGACCTTATCAAGTAAAAGATCTATACGATACGGTTCAACGATGGAACGAACGACCACAACATCATCCGCTCTCTGCAAATGGGAGAAAAGTCGAAGATCTCTTGTTCTTTGATACGGAAACGACCGGTTTAGGAACGGGTGCTGGCAATACAATTTTTTTGCTAGGTATTGCTCGAATTGTTGATCAAGCCATACAAGTTCGGCAATATTTCTTGCCTGGACCAGGAAACGAGGTAGCCTTATACCATCACTTTCTGTCTGATGTGGAGGAGATGAGTAATTTAGTCACATACAACGGAAAAGCATTTGACTGGCCACAAGTGAAAACGCGACACACCTTAGTAAGAGACGTGGTTCCACAACTCCCAGCCTTCGGCCATTTCGATTTGTTACATGCATCTAGAAGGGTTTGGAAAAAAACGTATGAGTCACTCCGTCTTTCTGTAGTTGAGCAGGAGCTATTAAACATAGAAAGAAAGGAAGATACACCTGGTTACTTAGCGCCTATGCTTTATTTCGAATTCTTACGATCAAACGATCCAACTATCTTAAAAGGTGTATTCGAGCATAATGAATTGGATGTAATAACATTGATTGCATTATATACCCACTTGTCTAAAGTTGTTCTAGATGGAAACCATCCTTCATTAAATGTGACAGAGCAATACGAGATTGCAAAATGGTTTGAAGCTGTCGGTGATTTAGCTGAAGCAGAAATCAGATATAAAAGACTCTTAGATACAACCCATTCATTTCAATCAAAAAAAGCGCTTGCAGCACTCTACAAAAAGAAGAAAAATGAGATTTATGCGGAGGTATATTGGAAAGAATCATTAAAAGAGAAAGAAGATTCTGAATCTTTCGTGGAGCTCTCAAAAATTTATGAACATAAATACAAAGATTATGATATGGCTTTATCTTTTGCTGAAAATGCCTATCGTACTTGGAAAAACACAAATAGAATCGTTAGAAATAATGATGAGAAGGTTCGACTTGCTTTTCAAAAAAGAATCAAAAGACTAAAAGGGAAATTAGGGTAA
- a CDS encoding DUF1273 domain-containing protein, with protein sequence MIKVVAITGYKAHELGIFTPKHEAIPYIKGVMKKRIIQLVDEGLEWVVITGQQGVELWTGEVVLELKEDYPELNLAVLTPFEDQEQKWKEPSQEYYHQILSQADFVDSVSKRPYENPGQLQACNQFIIQKTDALIVLYDTDQPGYPEYYLKTAHKYQEDGNEYPILSISFFDINDYIDEQKSNMNDWAT encoded by the coding sequence ATGATTAAAGTTGTTGCTATAACGGGATATAAAGCCCATGAACTTGGTATTTTCACACCTAAACATGAAGCGATTCCCTACATAAAAGGTGTCATGAAAAAAAGAATCATTCAGTTAGTTGATGAGGGCTTAGAATGGGTTGTTATTACTGGTCAACAAGGGGTTGAGCTTTGGACGGGTGAAGTTGTGCTCGAATTGAAGGAAGACTACCCAGAATTAAATTTAGCAGTTCTTACACCATTTGAAGACCAAGAACAGAAGTGGAAGGAACCCTCACAAGAATATTATCATCAAATTCTTTCACAAGCTGATTTCGTCGATAGTGTGTCGAAACGACCTTATGAGAATCCAGGGCAGCTACAGGCTTGTAACCAGTTTATCATCCAAAAAACGGATGCACTTATCGTACTGTATGACACGGATCAGCCAGGATACCCTGAATATTATTTGAAAACGGCGCACAAATATCAGGAGGATGGCAACGAATATCCTATACTATCCATTTCTTTTTTTGATATTAATGACTATATTGATGAGCAGAAATCAAATATGAATGATTGGGCAACATAA